In Bacteroidales bacterium, the genomic stretch TTGTTTTCTAGTAATTTTTTAATCTCAGCCAGATCTAATCCCAACGAGTTTAATACATCAATGGCAATACTTTCTCCATCGCGCAGAATACCGAGGAACAAGTGCTCAGGGCTAATGGAACTATTACCTAGCCTAATCGCTTCTTCGCGACTATAGGTAAGTATATCTTTTATTTTTTGAGAAAATTTGGAGTCCATAATACACAACATTGATATTAGAATTCGAATACTAAAGTAATATAGAATAACGTAAATACAAGCATAAAGTTTAATATACTTTTTATGATTAAGATCACTTAGTAAATATGATGATTAATGTTAATAATTCATTGAGAAAAGATGGTTTATTATTGATGATAATTGAGTACTTTAGCGGGTTCATAAAAAAGTATTTATTAATAATAATTTCGATTCTTTAATTAATAATATGGCTGAAGGAGAAAGAATTATTCAGATCAACATCGAAGAGGAGATGAAATCTGCCTACATTGACTACTCAATGTCGGTAATTGTTTCAAGAGCTCTACCCGATGTGAGGGATGGGTTAAAACCAGTACACAGAAGGGTACTTTTCGGTATGTCTGAGCTTGGAGTTTTATCAGGTAAACCCTTTAAAAAATCGGCTCGTATAGTAGGTGAGGTTTTAGGAAAATATCACCCCCATGGTGATACTTCTGTGTATGATGCCATGGTTAGAATGGCTCAGGAATGGTCATTAAGATACCCTTTTGTTGATGGACAGGGTAACTTTGGTTCTGTTGACGGGGATAGCCCTGCAGCCATGCGTTATACTGAAGCTCGGTTAACTAAGATTGCAGAAGAAACTCTAGCAGATCTTGAAAAAAATACAGTCGATTTCAGATTGAACTTTGATGATTCACTCGAAGAACCAACTGTTTTACCAACTAAAATCCCAACCCTTTTAGTAAATGGTTCATCTGGAATAGCAGTTGGTATGGCAACAAACATGGCTCCTCACAATTTAAGGGAGGTTGTTGATGCAATTTGTGCAACCATCGATAATCCCGAAATAACCATTGATGAACTATTGAAGTACGTCAAAGGTCCTGATTTTCCAACAGGAGCTATTATCTATGGTTATCAAGGTGTTAAGGAATCATACCATACTGGTAAGGGTAGAGTGGTAATCAGATCTAAAACTGAAATTGAACAAACCGAATCTGGTAGATCAAAGATTATTGTAACCGAAATACCCTATATGGTTAACAAATCTGAGATGATACGCAGGATTGCTGACTTGATTAACGAAAAGAAACTTGAGGGTATTAGCTATATAAACGATGAATCGGATCGTCAGGGTACTCGAGTTGTAATGATTCTTAAAAAAGAGGCTGTTGCAAATGTAGTTTTAAATAACCTTTATAAACATTCTCAACTACAATCCTCTTTCGCTATTAATAATATTGCCCTTGTTGATGGACGACCAAAAGTGTTGAACCTTAAGGATCTAATCGTTCTTTTTATTAAACATCGTCACAATGTTATTATTAGGAGAACACAATTCGAATTAGATCAAGCTGAAAAAAGAGCTCATATCCTCGAGGGTTTACTCATAGCTATCGATCATATAGATGAGGTTATAGCATTAATTCGTGCAGCTGAAACTCCAGATATAGCTCGCGAGAGTTTAATGACTCGTTTCGGACTCTCTGATATTCAGTCACGTGCAATTATAGATATGCGTTTGCGAAGCTTAACCGGCCTAGAACGCGACAAGGTAAAAGAAGAATATAATGAATTGCTAAATCAGATTGCTTTTTTAAAGAATATTCTTAGTGATACTGCTTTACAAATGAAGATTATTAAGGACGAAATGCTCTATATTAAAGAAAAATATGGAGATGATCGTAGAACCGAAATAATTCCAAATGCTGAAGAGTTCAATCCAGAAGATTTTTATGCTGATGAAGAGGTTGTAATTACGATATCTAGATTAGGTTACATAAAAAGAACACCATTAACTGAATATAGAACTCAGGCTAGGGGAGGAGTAGGTACTAAAGGAAGCAATACTAGAGATGAAGATTTTATTGAACATCTTTATACCGCTAGTATGCATAATACTATGCTTTTCTTTACTGAAAAGGGAAAGTGTTTTTGGCTTAAAGTCTACGATATCCCAGAAGGAAGTAAAACATCTAAAGGAAGAGCTATTCAGAATATGCTGAATATTGAGAGTGACGATAATGTGAAAGCATACCTGAATGTTAAAAAACTAACTGATACTGAGTATATTCAAAATAATTATATCATTCTTTGTACAAAAAAAGGTATAATTAAAAAGACTTCATTAGAGGCATATAGTAGACCAAGACAGAATGGAGTAAATGCTATTACTATTAAGGACGGTGATCAATTACTTGAGGCTTGTTTAACGAATGGCACTTGTCACGTTTTAATTGCAGCAAAAGATGGAAAAGCAATTAGATTCCCTGAAAAACTTGTGCGACCAATAGGAAGGACAGGAAGTGGAGTAAGAGCTATTTCCATTAAACAAACAGATGAAGTAATTGGTATGGTTTGTGTTACTGATACTGAACAAAAAGATATACTCGTTGTATCAGAAATGGGCTATGGTAAACGTTCTAAGCTAGATGACTATCGGATTACAAATAGGGGTGGGAAAGGAGTAAAAACCTTAAATATTACCCCCAAAACAGGTAATCTAATAGCAATTAAGGGTGTTACGGATAATAATGATTTGATGATTATCAATAGAAGCGGTATAACTATTAGACTTTCAGTAACTAAGATGAGAATTACAGGAAGAGCTACTCAAGGGGTTCGATTAATAAATCTCAAGAATAATGATGCAATTGCTGCAGTAGCAAATGTAGAATCATCTGATGAAAAAATTGGTGATGAGTTTGATAATGTATCTGAAAATATCATTTCAGAGCTTGAATAATAAATTAATTATCAATATTTTTGCAAAAAATTAAACTAGAACTTAAATTTCACAACACAATGAAAAAATTTTCAATCATCTTATTATTGATCTTCGGTTTGAATATTGTACATGCACAAGTCGGAGTTCAAGTTAACTTTGATCAACTTAAGAAAAAAGTTGAGAAGAGTAATGCTGATATAGAAAACCCTAAGAAAAACATCAAAGAAGGAGTTTGGATTGATAGAGCTGAATTAATGATGGAGATTTACGAATCACATCTTTATAAATCTGCGATAGGTGCAGATTTGGCAACTTTCAAACTTTTGTTAGGTGGACAGTTAAAGAATAGTGTTCAAGAGGAGCAAGATGGAAGTCTTGTTGATAAATTGATTACTGACCGTGCAATTTTTTATTTTGCTAACAATAAACTTGAAAAATGGGAAATACTTAATCCTGTAATTGAGAACCCTCTCGCTATTGCTATGGAAAGTCTTAATAAAGCAAGAGAAATTGATGTTAATGGAAAAAAGGTTAAACCTCTCAAAGAAAACTACATTAGATTAAAAGAATTGCTTATTTCAGAAGGCTCAAATTGCTATAGTTTTAAAAAATATGCATGTGCCTACAATAGTTTTAATACAGTTATTAACATTGGAATGATACCACAGTTAAATCAAAAAGATACTGCAATTTATTACTATTCAGCTCTTTCTGCACAATTAGATGGTAAGAACAAAGAAGCTGTTGATTTATATAAAAAAGCTATTGAATTAGGATATACCTCAGAAGGTAATGCATATTCGTACTTAGAGCAAGCATACAGATCGTTAGGTGATAATGAATCAGGATTACCTTATCTTGAACAAGGGTTTATTAAATATCCAAAGAATCAAAATGTTCTTATTGCTCTAATTAACTACTATATTAATAAAAATGAGGATCCCAATAAGGTGTTAACTTATATTGATAAGGCTATTCAAGATGATCCAAAAAATGCTTCATTATATTTTAATAAGGCCGCAATTTATGATAAGTTAAGTGATTTTGAAAAAGCTGCAGAGATATATCAAAAATCTATAGAGTGTGATCCTACCTTCTTTGATGCCTATTTTAATCTTGGTGCTATAATTTATAATAAGGGTGTAAAATATTTGGAAGATGCAAACAAAGTACCTGCCAAGGAACTTGAAAGGTATGACGCTTTAATTGCAAAAGCAAATGTAGAATTTAAAAATGCTTTACCATACATTCTTAAAGCCAATGAAATTAAGCCCACCGATAAATCTACTGTTGAAACATTAAAAAACATTTATTTTCGATATAGAACCGAAAGTGATGAGATGAATAAGAAATATTTAGAATTTAAAGATAAGTCGGAGCAGTTGAAGTAAAAATTAAATATTTAAACCTCAGTTTATAATTACTGAG encodes the following:
- the gyrA gene encoding DNA gyrase subunit A, with amino-acid sequence MAEGERIIQINIEEEMKSAYIDYSMSVIVSRALPDVRDGLKPVHRRVLFGMSELGVLSGKPFKKSARIVGEVLGKYHPHGDTSVYDAMVRMAQEWSLRYPFVDGQGNFGSVDGDSPAAMRYTEARLTKIAEETLADLEKNTVDFRLNFDDSLEEPTVLPTKIPTLLVNGSSGIAVGMATNMAPHNLREVVDAICATIDNPEITIDELLKYVKGPDFPTGAIIYGYQGVKESYHTGKGRVVIRSKTEIEQTESGRSKIIVTEIPYMVNKSEMIRRIADLINEKKLEGISYINDESDRQGTRVVMILKKEAVANVVLNNLYKHSQLQSSFAINNIALVDGRPKVLNLKDLIVLFIKHRHNVIIRRTQFELDQAEKRAHILEGLLIAIDHIDEVIALIRAAETPDIARESLMTRFGLSDIQSRAIIDMRLRSLTGLERDKVKEEYNELLNQIAFLKNILSDTALQMKIIKDEMLYIKEKYGDDRRTEIIPNAEEFNPEDFYADEEVVITISRLGYIKRTPLTEYRTQARGGVGTKGSNTRDEDFIEHLYTASMHNTMLFFTEKGKCFWLKVYDIPEGSKTSKGRAIQNMLNIESDDNVKAYLNVKKLTDTEYIQNNYIILCTKKGIIKKTSLEAYSRPRQNGVNAITIKDGDQLLEACLTNGTCHVLIAAKDGKAIRFPEKLVRPIGRTGSGVRAISIKQTDEVIGMVCVTDTEQKDILVVSEMGYGKRSKLDDYRITNRGGKGVKTLNITPKTGNLIAIKGVTDNNDLMIINRSGITIRLSVTKMRITGRATQGVRLINLKNNDAIAAVANVESSDEKIGDEFDNVSENIISELE
- a CDS encoding tetratricopeptide repeat protein, with translation MKKFSIILLLIFGLNIVHAQVGVQVNFDQLKKKVEKSNADIENPKKNIKEGVWIDRAELMMEIYESHLYKSAIGADLATFKLLLGGQLKNSVQEEQDGSLVDKLITDRAIFYFANNKLEKWEILNPVIENPLAIAMESLNKAREIDVNGKKVKPLKENYIRLKELLISEGSNCYSFKKYACAYNSFNTVINIGMIPQLNQKDTAIYYYSALSAQLDGKNKEAVDLYKKAIELGYTSEGNAYSYLEQAYRSLGDNESGLPYLEQGFIKYPKNQNVLIALINYYINKNEDPNKVLTYIDKAIQDDPKNASLYFNKAAIYDKLSDFEKAAEIYQKSIECDPTFFDAYFNLGAIIYNKGVKYLEDANKVPAKELERYDALIAKANVEFKNALPYILKANEIKPTDKSTVETLKNIYFRYRTESDEMNKKYLEFKDKSEQLK